One genomic window of Evansella cellulosilytica DSM 2522 includes the following:
- a CDS encoding zinc-ribbon domain-containing protein: MGQKYCSNCGQGVLEGFKFCSECGAATIQNSEQGLQKPHVHRKHSEEILSQESLAKDTKKIGKFNKKRIISSFVLISLVVIATAFIFSDNKAGMYNTHWGDSIESVVEQKGNDYELHSISPSEFHDFSLTSLQYTGQKFGGYDVMITYGFYQNSTGNWDGLWTYQTSAQYASLYNNTVFQLSAIEYIVDNNVVLIQPQLMRIDVFFTIDNLYTIFDDYDEKLDMLVREFGTPDSYGEGPGARHIWQTDTELIIFHQSSLSIIPMHNAMPNG; encoded by the coding sequence ATGGGACAAAAATATTGTAGTAATTGCGGCCAGGGCGTGTTGGAAGGCTTTAAGTTTTGTAGTGAGTGTGGAGCTGCTACAATCCAAAATTCAGAGCAGGGTTTGCAAAAGCCTCACGTACATCGTAAACATAGTGAAGAAATTTTATCGCAAGAAAGTCTTGCAAAAGATACGAAAAAAATAGGGAAGTTCAATAAAAAAAGAATCATCAGTAGTTTTGTTCTCATTTCTTTAGTTGTTATAGCTACGGCCTTCATTTTTAGTGATAATAAAGCTGGAATGTATAACACTCATTGGGGAGATTCTATCGAATCTGTTGTCGAACAAAAAGGTAACGACTATGAACTACATAGTATAAGTCCAAGTGAGTTTCATGACTTTTCTTTAACTTCTTTACAATATACTGGCCAAAAATTTGGTGGTTATGACGTGATGATTACATATGGCTTCTATCAAAATAGTACAGGAAATTGGGATGGTCTATGGACTTATCAAACAAGTGCACAATATGCGTCATTATACAATAATACTGTTTTTCAATTAAGCGCAATTGAGTATATTGTTGACAATAATGTTGTTTTAATTCAACCACAGTTAATGAGAATTGACGTTTTTTTCACGATTGATAATTTATATACGATATTTGATGATTATGATGAAAAATTAGATATGCTCGTACGTGAGTTTGGTACTCCCGACAGTTACGGTGAAGGCCCAGGAGCAAGGCATATTTGGCAAACAGATACAGAATTAATCATATTCCATCAATCCTCACTCAGTATCATCCCAATGCACAACGCCATGCCAAACGGCTAA
- a CDS encoding helix-turn-helix domain-containing protein → MPKYNDELKIKVVKEYQEGILGFRRLAKKHHIKSKSLVERWVKIYEKFGEEGIKSNGHKGTYSVQFKLDVLSFIKRTGTSETQTALHFGLDSPTLIASWKKSFREDKAEALDRTRGRGTMSDRPKNKNKKNINEKELTNEQRLERENELLRLEVEYLKKLQAFRANPEDYLEKHKQRYHSNSKKSSN, encoded by the coding sequence ATGCCTAAATATAATGATGAATTAAAGATTAAAGTCGTTAAAGAATATCAAGAAGGAATTCTAGGCTTCAGGCGTCTAGCCAAAAAGCATCATATTAAATCAAAATCATTGGTTGAAAGATGGGTGAAGATATATGAGAAGTTCGGAGAAGAAGGAATAAAAAGTAATGGGCATAAGGGAACTTATTCTGTTCAATTTAAGCTAGATGTATTAAGCTTTATTAAAAGAACAGGAACTTCAGAAACCCAAACAGCCCTCCATTTTGGGTTAGATAGTCCCACTTTAATTGCTTCATGGAAAAAATCTTTTCGTGAAGATAAGGCTGAAGCCCTGGATCGAACGAGAGGACGAGGTACCATGTCTGATAGACCTAAGAACAAAAACAAGAAAAATATAAATGAAAAAGAACTTACAAACGAGCAACGGTTAGAGAGGGAAAATGAGCTTCTTCGTTTGGAGGTAGAGTATTTAAAAAAGTTGCAAGCTTTTCGGGCAAACCCGGAGGATTATCTCGAAAAGCACAAGCAGCGTTATCATTCGAACTCAAAGAAGAGTTCAAATTAA
- a CDS encoding IPT/TIG domain-containing protein — MPTSRILNNPRIRDKEIRPISPIIKNRVQNPEIAEGFLKRINLDLDLLDEVIFEVPSKGILDEAKAKLESLGVDNLNQAENLSLFQNLTINRGGLMAAPKFQQRVKSSRDIQIHSGAVPSFLMMASVATWPQRESVLIADELDLNNKTITIMRESVSHLWIIARKIKARQGAVITYSPLENREAGVKGRDGTPNPADPTFNPNERQRTHGPRGQRGGNGNAGGPGREGFRGEDAPKLTILALEIDAMPDIILPGQQGGRGGQGGRGADGGNGQRGQDSRNVLIGAFGVGKYVCARNGGVGHGGHGGDGGNGGQGGPGGKGGNGSDVTIATQMNTHQNLIGSSYILSNGPGNGGQGGEQGIPGKGGKGGQPGHLVTGCTARPERVGNTGKNGIRTGDLGMGQPGSPGKINTAIITEEEWNRKLQQPWILSINPTETFAGERITVNGHHFVPDMEVVLMGQQINIDYNYDKQFTFVLPNQMYGKHQFHVENPFGEQSNTMEIAVRPYITELQRDGQMVESFASGDKVSLMGRSFDPDSSVLMNGEPAEANWVSNNQIEIDMPEVMGEDAGGTVTFVVQNSDGLKSNSFTAKRLPTLDSGFRPSINGYAFHNFSAGNPNLSTFRETFGSREIITSFVRYPVLTGAFYAFYRWFLRNNGHCTGMSATSLQRFHNGVPNLFSEGPNTVGANPSPQPPNISDELMHELDVTQGRVLSRELIIHYSNQGRAGVDRVEQTIREIETDFRNGLGERGARVLCFIPSGTTWDIISDPEIRRAFMKSHCVVPTRIVYPDAEQSLDGARLYVYENNRPEREDLWIDLMEVNGKLHFANSYSSTNLHYTSANGFTLGTATLKKQLFDDVSLPFSGVNAQVGLGSFVMELILSPARISIETDDGKVLGYKDGKMHSDPDLGYVCPWLENYILLRNDAKVKERAIVGNDTGTYTYMSIHPNGRSFTIKDADCTSTTRDKVLIDDAFQKMEVIVKESKSLNLHVGEELPDGTIRYVNLSCALNQDEGTTLEFQDTLDGIDLKTPARDLDIHLELKTFKNDILLEERMIDTNIPSANLLHLPRGIWHNLKQFNPEIK; from the coding sequence ATGCCAACTAGTAGAATCTTGAATAATCCACGTATACGTGACAAAGAGATTAGACCTATTAGTCCTATCATAAAAAATCGAGTGCAGAATCCAGAAATTGCGGAAGGTTTTTTGAAACGTATTAATTTAGATTTAGATCTTTTAGATGAAGTAATTTTTGAGGTCCCGTCTAAAGGAATTCTTGATGAAGCGAAAGCAAAGCTAGAGTCCCTCGGTGTAGATAATCTCAATCAAGCCGAAAATTTATCGCTTTTTCAGAACCTAACCATTAATAGAGGGGGCTTAATGGCAGCACCAAAATTTCAACAGCGCGTAAAGAGTAGTAGGGATATTCAAATACATTCTGGAGCTGTTCCAAGTTTTCTTATGATGGCGAGTGTTGCTACTTGGCCACAGAGGGAATCTGTACTCATTGCGGATGAACTTGATTTAAATAATAAAACGATAACAATTATGCGTGAAAGTGTATCCCACTTGTGGATTATTGCGCGCAAAATTAAAGCGCGGCAAGGAGCAGTTATAACCTATTCACCACTGGAAAACCGAGAAGCTGGAGTGAAAGGTCGCGATGGAACTCCAAATCCTGCAGATCCTACGTTTAACCCAAATGAACGGCAAAGGACTCATGGGCCGCGTGGACAACGTGGAGGTAACGGAAATGCTGGCGGACCTGGTAGAGAAGGTTTTCGCGGTGAAGATGCACCGAAATTAACGATCTTAGCTCTTGAAATTGATGCCATGCCTGATATCATTCTTCCTGGTCAACAAGGTGGCCGGGGTGGACAAGGTGGTAGAGGGGCCGATGGTGGCAATGGTCAGCGAGGACAGGACTCAAGAAATGTCTTGATTGGCGCTTTTGGTGTAGGTAAATATGTTTGTGCTAGAAATGGTGGTGTTGGTCACGGTGGCCACGGTGGAGATGGAGGTAATGGTGGACAAGGTGGACCAGGAGGGAAAGGCGGTAATGGTAGTGATGTTACTATTGCGACGCAAATGAATACGCATCAAAATTTAATAGGATCATCCTATATATTGAGCAATGGACCTGGAAATGGTGGTCAAGGCGGAGAACAAGGCATACCAGGAAAAGGTGGTAAGGGTGGACAACCCGGTCACCTTGTAACGGGCTGTACCGCACGCCCTGAACGTGTGGGGAATACTGGGAAGAATGGCATTAGAACTGGCGATCTAGGAATGGGACAACCTGGTTCTCCTGGAAAAATCAACACTGCTATCATTACGGAAGAAGAATGGAACCGAAAGCTTCAGCAACCTTGGATTCTTTCGATCAATCCGACAGAAACATTTGCAGGAGAGCGTATAACGGTCAATGGACACCATTTTGTTCCTGATATGGAAGTAGTACTGATGGGACAACAGATAAATATTGACTATAACTATGATAAGCAGTTTACTTTTGTTTTACCTAACCAGATGTATGGAAAACATCAGTTCCATGTAGAAAACCCTTTTGGAGAACAATCGAATACGATGGAAATTGCCGTTCGTCCGTACATCACTGAGTTACAAAGAGACGGTCAAATGGTAGAAAGCTTTGCATCCGGTGACAAAGTATCGCTGATGGGCCGGTCGTTCGATCCAGATAGTTCTGTTTTGATGAACGGGGAACCGGCAGAAGCAAATTGGGTATCGAATAACCAAATTGAAATAGACATGCCAGAAGTAATGGGAGAGGATGCCGGTGGAACGGTCACGTTTGTCGTGCAGAACTCCGACGGCCTTAAAAGTAATTCATTTACAGCGAAACGACTACCTACGTTAGATAGTGGTTTTAGACCATCAATAAACGGATATGCCTTTCATAACTTCAGTGCAGGTAATCCAAACCTAAGTACGTTCAGGGAAACTTTCGGATCAAGAGAGATCATTACTTCATTTGTTCGTTATCCAGTGTTAACAGGAGCTTTCTATGCTTTTTATCGCTGGTTTTTAAGAAATAACGGGCATTGTACGGGAATGTCCGCCACGTCACTACAACGATTTCATAACGGTGTTCCGAATTTGTTTAGTGAAGGGCCTAATACAGTTGGCGCAAATCCATCACCTCAGCCACCGAACATTTCCGATGAATTAATGCATGAATTGGATGTGACGCAAGGACGAGTATTAAGCCGTGAATTAATTATTCACTATTCCAATCAAGGGCGTGCTGGTGTAGATCGAGTTGAACAAACAATTCGAGAAATCGAAACGGACTTTCGAAATGGGCTTGGTGAACGCGGAGCCCGTGTACTCTGCTTCATTCCGTCCGGTACGACGTGGGATATTATCTCCGACCCGGAAATACGTAGAGCATTTATGAAAAGCCATTGCGTAGTCCCGACTCGTATTGTGTACCCAGATGCGGAACAGAGTTTGGACGGCGCTCGACTTTACGTTTATGAAAACAATCGTCCCGAAAGAGAGGATCTATGGATTGATCTCATGGAGGTGAATGGTAAACTACATTTTGCTAATTCCTATTCATCAACAAACCTGCACTATACATCTGCAAATGGATTTACTCTCGGTACAGCCACTTTGAAAAAACAGCTATTTGATGACGTAAGCCTTCCGTTTTCCGGTGTGAATGCGCAGGTAGGTCTTGGCTCCTTTGTCATGGAGTTGATATTAAGTCCAGCACGCATCTCTATTGAAACAGATGACGGTAAAGTTCTTGGATATAAAGACGGCAAAATGCATTCTGATCCTGATCTTGGTTACGTTTGTCCTTGGTTAGAAAACTATATTTTGCTGCGTAACGATGCAAAAGTAAAGGAACGCGCCATCGTGGGAAATGATACAGGTACTTACACATATATGAGTATCCATCCTAACGGTCGATCTTTTACAATTAAAGACGCAGATTGCACAAGTACGACACGTGACAAAGTGTTGATTGACGATGCGTTCCAGAAAATGGAGGTGATTGTGAAAGAAAGCAAATCATTGAATCTCCATGTCGGTGAGGAACTTCCAGATGGAACTATCCGTTATGTGAATCTATCCTGTGCATTGAATCAAGACGAAGGCACCACACTTGAATTCCAAGACACATTGGACGGCATTGACTTGAAAACACCAGCCCGTGATCTAGACATACACCTTGAACTAAAGACATTCAAAAACGATATATTACTAGAAGAAAGAATGATAGATACAAATATCCCTAGTGCCAATCTCTTACACCTCCCACGAGGCATCTGGCATAACCTAAAACAATTCAACCCAGAAATCAAATAA
- a CDS encoding alpha/beta fold hydrolase, which yields MSDNINRNNLKSMHSSSLTGDQSATIQRQVVWKKNKSTLWHYRPKQKKYHTPLFLIYSLLNKPYILDLSQEMSMINAFTREGYDVYLLDFGALGYEDKELTLDDYIKKHIQKGVRRALLHSKASEITILGYCLGGTLAAIYAAIAEEPVKNVVLFAPPLDFKDSIVMKEWKRALKNKSLPVDALIDANEFIPVGAVKAWMKLFTAPITVSSYLSLLKRADEETYVKKWSSINNWANDHVPFSGAVLKKIMYDLYINNKLINDQLYIEKERVQLSNIQSSLLVVSALDDELVPPKMSKPLMDKSNSKDKLFKTVRGGHVTIAVKGSLPTFLINWLHERSSPISQIS from the coding sequence TTGAGTGACAACATAAACAGAAACAACTTAAAAAGCATGCATTCGTCCTCCCTGACAGGTGATCAATCAGCCACCATACAAAGACAAGTTGTTTGGAAAAAAAATAAATCGACACTCTGGCATTACCGACCAAAGCAGAAGAAATATCACACACCTTTGTTTTTAATCTACTCACTACTAAATAAACCTTATATACTCGACCTTTCTCAAGAAATGAGTATGATAAATGCCTTTACAAGAGAAGGCTATGATGTTTATTTACTAGATTTTGGCGCACTAGGATATGAAGATAAAGAGCTAACGCTTGATGACTACATTAAGAAGCATATTCAAAAAGGTGTTCGGAGAGCTTTACTTCATTCGAAAGCAAGCGAAATCACCATTCTCGGTTATTGTTTAGGTGGAACATTAGCTGCAATTTATGCTGCTATTGCTGAAGAACCAGTAAAAAATGTCGTCCTGTTTGCTCCACCATTAGATTTTAAGGATAGTATCGTCATGAAGGAATGGAAGCGTGCATTAAAAAATAAATCACTGCCTGTTGATGCACTGATTGATGCCAATGAATTTATCCCTGTAGGTGCTGTAAAGGCGTGGATGAAATTATTTACTGCGCCAATAACGGTTTCTTCCTACTTATCACTTCTAAAACGTGCCGACGAAGAAACTTACGTAAAAAAATGGTCTAGTATAAACAACTGGGCAAACGATCATGTCCCCTTCTCTGGAGCAGTATTGAAAAAGATCATGTATGACCTTTATATTAATAACAAATTAATTAACGACCAGCTATATATTGAAAAAGAAAGGGTACAACTTTCAAATATTCAATCAAGTCTCCTCGTTGTTTCAGCTTTAGATGATGAATTAGTTCCTCCCAAAATGAGTAAACCTCTCATGGATAAGTCAAACAGTAAGGATAAACTTTTCAAAACTGTCCGAGGTGGGCACGTTACTATAGCTGTAAAAGGCAGTCTACCAACTTTTTTAATTAACTGGCTTCATGAAAGATCTTCTCCAATTAGCCAGATTTCTTAA
- a CDS encoding cytochrome P450, whose translation MNNRRNSNYPPGPKEKWLTGSLRAFQSSPLKFLTSLSEKYGTVSKFRLGPFQDVYLVNDPDLIKEILVSKQQSFIKSRDIQSLKSIVGNGLLTSEKGFHLKQRRMIQPAFKKTHITTYAQDMIDTTNKYISRWSSRAERLVSDDMMDIALGIISKTMFSMEFEEGASVIGEPMEETMRTAVRRMRSILPLPLWIPVKQNRKYKQAIKELDNVLFRLIKERKETEVEHEDLLGVLMRAKDETDGLSMEDNQLRDELMTIFLAGHETTANALTWTLYLLSQHRKIQDKLFKEIASITRDGPVKPEHFGRLTYAQHVISESLRLYPPAYVIGRQAAEDTEINGYRIKKGDMILMSQYVMQRNRKYYEDPHTFIPERFENDFIKTIPEYAYFPFGGGPRVCIGNHFAFMEAVLVLACLSKQFKFTSPHEPQKIKPQPLITLRPKYGLTLLTTKRR comes from the coding sequence TTGAATAATAGAAGAAATAGTAACTACCCTCCCGGTCCTAAAGAGAAATGGCTTACCGGAAGCCTTCGCGCATTTCAATCTAGCCCTCTTAAATTTCTTACATCACTCTCAGAAAAATACGGCACTGTTTCGAAATTCCGTTTAGGGCCATTTCAAGACGTTTATCTCGTAAATGACCCAGACTTAATAAAAGAAATACTAGTAAGTAAACAACAATCTTTTATAAAATCGAGAGATATACAATCGTTAAAATCAATTGTTGGAAACGGACTTTTAACGAGTGAAAAAGGTTTTCATCTCAAACAAAGAAGAATGATACAGCCAGCATTTAAGAAAACACACATTACAACGTATGCTCAGGATATGATAGACACGACTAACAAGTATATTTCTAGATGGAGCAGTAGGGCAGAACGCCTTGTTTCAGACGACATGATGGATATCGCTCTCGGCATTATTAGCAAAACGATGTTTAGTATGGAGTTTGAAGAAGGTGCTTCAGTAATCGGCGAGCCTATGGAGGAAACAATGAGAACTGCGGTCAGGAGAATGCGTTCGATTCTTCCGCTTCCGCTTTGGATTCCAGTGAAACAGAATCGGAAATATAAGCAGGCAATTAAGGAGCTAGATAATGTCCTTTTCCGTCTGATCAAGGAAAGAAAGGAAACTGAGGTAGAGCATGAAGACTTACTCGGCGTTTTAATGAGAGCAAAGGATGAAACTGACGGATTAAGTATGGAGGATAACCAGCTTAGGGATGAATTGATGACAATTTTTCTAGCAGGCCATGAAACGACAGCAAATGCTTTAACATGGACGTTGTATTTATTGTCTCAACACCGAAAAATCCAAGATAAACTCTTCAAAGAAATTGCTAGCATTACTAGAGATGGACCAGTGAAACCTGAACATTTCGGCAGGCTGACTTACGCACAACATGTCATATCAGAATCTTTGCGCCTATATCCTCCTGCATACGTTATAGGCAGACAAGCTGCCGAGGATACAGAAATAAACGGTTATCGCATAAAAAAGGGCGACATGATTTTAATGAGTCAGTATGTGATGCAAAGAAACCGAAAATATTATGAAGATCCCCATACGTTTATTCCAGAGCGATTTGAAAATGACTTTATTAAAACGATACCTGAATATGCTTATTTCCCATTTGGTGGTGGACCAAGAGTATGTATCGGAAACCACTTTGCTTTTATGGAAGCAGTCCTTGTCCTTGCCTGTTTATCGAAGCAGTTTAAGTTCACATCCCCACACGAACCACAAAAAATCAAGCCACAACCGCTAATCACACTCCGTCCAAAATACGGCCTAACATTACTAACCACCAAAAGACGCTAA
- a CDS encoding methyl-accepting chemotaxis protein has protein sequence MTLRTRMLISILGTVLLLFGTVSTYTIFNFWQMTKATSMDLMEIETEKLSLEVQNEVEAALDSARALANALEGMKNHDDMNREQVNTMLQTVLEHNANFSGIWTIWEPNSFDGKDSEYAGAEYHDHTGRYTPYFYWDEQNRIIGEPTSDPDSHDFYSIPKQKETEVVLEPYLYEVQGEQVMFLSVVVPVKQNDTFLGVVGIDLSLDYIQERVSSFTFYDTGFAILISNEGQIVSHPNTEYMGTELSEIIPNAILDEVQTSVQSGQDLELVMNGIIYDAEPVTLGYTDERWSAMIIVPESEVVKEARDILITVIAATVIGLFIIAGVILWIAVSITKPIKATVYTGNKIADGDFTEDIDGRYLKRKDEIGEITRSFDIMKRNLSGMIRNVTSSAEQASAASEELATSATETSESSNQISVTINEIADGASKQSEYTKTILEMMQNTVEDVNKGEEASLKVLDIAKKSSESAHQGDIIAQESVKQLEEVNDQVQETANAVKSLGHRSEEIGDIITVISELAEQTNLLALNAAIEAARAGEHGKGFAVVADEVRKLAEQSAHSATQIRTLIEGIQSETNQIVLKMEENLSSVQSQMNVISKVGTSLKDIVSYTKGTEDMSNDTKEVLANVLYNSQKVLASIEEISAIIEQSAASSEEVAASSEQQSATVEEITASAATLAKMAEELTEEVSKFKL, from the coding sequence ATGACTTTACGAACAAGAATGCTTATCTCCATTTTAGGTACCGTTTTACTTTTATTTGGAACGGTATCAACCTATACCATTTTTAACTTTTGGCAAATGACGAAAGCTACTTCAATGGATTTAATGGAAATAGAGACGGAAAAACTGTCACTAGAAGTACAAAATGAAGTTGAGGCGGCACTAGATAGTGCGAGGGCGCTTGCCAATGCTCTTGAAGGTATGAAAAATCATGATGATATGAACCGTGAGCAAGTGAATACAATGTTGCAAACGGTATTAGAACACAACGCGAATTTTTCTGGTATTTGGACGATTTGGGAACCAAACTCCTTTGACGGAAAAGATAGTGAGTATGCAGGTGCGGAATACCATGACCATACAGGTAGATATACTCCTTATTTTTATTGGGATGAACAAAATCGAATTATTGGTGAACCAACGAGTGACCCTGACAGTCATGATTTTTATAGTATTCCAAAACAAAAAGAGACAGAGGTTGTATTAGAGCCCTACTTGTATGAAGTGCAGGGGGAACAAGTTATGTTCCTTTCCGTTGTTGTGCCTGTAAAACAAAATGATACCTTTCTTGGCGTAGTAGGGATCGATCTTTCATTGGATTATATCCAAGAGCGTGTCAGTTCTTTCACATTTTATGATACTGGTTTTGCCATACTTATTTCTAATGAAGGACAAATCGTCTCTCATCCGAACACTGAGTATATGGGTACGGAACTTAGTGAAATTATACCCAACGCGATTTTAGATGAGGTTCAAACTAGTGTTCAATCAGGGCAAGATTTAGAATTAGTAATGAACGGGATTATATACGATGCTGAGCCTGTTACTCTAGGCTATACGGACGAGCGGTGGTCAGCTATGATTATAGTTCCTGAATCAGAAGTGGTAAAAGAAGCAAGGGATATATTGATAACAGTGATCGCTGCAACGGTTATTGGTCTATTTATTATTGCAGGTGTGATTCTATGGATTGCTGTATCTATTACAAAGCCAATAAAAGCAACTGTTTATACAGGGAATAAGATTGCCGATGGAGACTTTACAGAGGACATTGATGGGCGTTATTTAAAAAGAAAAGATGAAATTGGAGAAATTACGAGAAGCTTTGATATAATGAAACGCAATCTTTCAGGCATGATACGTAACGTCACATCAAGTGCAGAGCAGGCTTCTGCAGCATCAGAGGAACTAGCTACAAGTGCTACAGAAACGAGTGAATCCTCTAATCAAATAAGTGTTACGATCAACGAGATTGCTGATGGTGCATCAAAGCAATCCGAGTATACGAAAACGATACTAGAGATGATGCAAAATACGGTAGAAGATGTAAACAAAGGGGAAGAAGCCTCCTTAAAGGTGTTAGATATAGCGAAGAAGTCAAGTGAATCAGCACATCAAGGAGATATAATAGCTCAGGAATCAGTAAAACAGCTTGAGGAAGTAAATGATCAAGTGCAAGAAACCGCAAATGCTGTAAAGTCATTGGGGCATCGGTCGGAAGAGATTGGCGACATTATTACTGTCATTTCTGAACTGGCTGAACAAACAAACCTCCTTGCACTTAACGCAGCGATAGAAGCAGCCCGAGCAGGTGAGCATGGGAAAGGGTTTGCCGTCGTAGCCGATGAAGTTCGTAAACTGGCTGAGCAATCAGCTCACTCAGCTACTCAAATTCGTACATTAATTGAAGGAATCCAGTCAGAAACAAATCAGATTGTATTAAAAATGGAAGAAAATCTATCTTCGGTACAATCACAAATGAATGTTATCTCAAAGGTAGGCACTTCACTAAAGGATATTGTTTCTTATACGAAAGGCACAGAAGATATGAGTAATGACACAAAAGAAGTTTTGGCAAATGTGTTGTATAACTCCCAAAAAGTTTTGGCTTCTATAGAAGAAATATCAGCTATCATAGAGCAGTCTGCTGCGTCATCAGAAGAGGTTGCCGCTTCTTCTGAACAGCAATCAGCAACCGTAGAGGAAATAACAGCAAGTGCTGCCACACTAGCAAAAATGGCCGAAGAGTTAACAGAGGAAGTATCTAAATTTAAACTATAA
- a CDS encoding DUF3231 family protein, with protein sequence MNEKNIRLSSTEIAGLWTTYMQETMAVCFMKHLKQHLKDEEIKPLLQKALHISQYHIQEINQIFHKEGIPIPHAFSDDDVDLSAPALFHDLFSLSFVYSMSRLSMVNYSFITAGVARTDVREFFTECLSGSTNLFNASATLMLEKGVYDRPPMINYPKKVEYITNASIISGYINKKRPINAIELNEIFYNTVRNYFGSILCLGLLQIVKDDEIKKYIKKGKEICDKQNKLFNDILLQEDMLGSSPVTMEVTDSTTSPFSDRLIIMLFHSLNQMDITLLGHSLSLSMRADLTAHFSKLILEVLKYGQEGFKIIVSKGWMEQPPHATDRKQLIDKNS encoded by the coding sequence ATGAATGAAAAGAATATACGACTATCAAGTACTGAAATAGCAGGGTTATGGACAACTTATATGCAAGAGACAATGGCTGTTTGTTTTATGAAACATTTAAAACAGCATCTTAAAGATGAGGAAATAAAGCCATTATTACAAAAAGCTCTACATATATCTCAATACCATATTCAAGAGATAAATCAGATTTTTCACAAGGAAGGTATTCCCATTCCACATGCTTTTTCTGATGATGATGTTGATTTATCAGCACCTGCGCTTTTTCATGATTTATTTTCATTGAGCTTTGTCTATTCGATGAGTAGATTGTCCATGGTAAATTACTCATTTATAACCGCTGGTGTTGCAAGGACCGATGTACGCGAGTTTTTTACGGAGTGCTTAAGTGGGTCAACGAACTTATTCAATGCGTCGGCTACATTAATGTTGGAAAAAGGGGTCTATGATCGCCCCCCTATGATCAACTACCCTAAAAAGGTGGAGTATATCACCAATGCCTCCATTATATCTGGGTATATTAATAAAAAGAGACCCATCAATGCGATTGAACTGAATGAAATTTTTTATAACACGGTAAGAAACTATTTTGGATCGATCCTTTGTTTAGGGTTACTCCAAATTGTAAAAGATGATGAAATAAAAAAATATATAAAAAAAGGAAAAGAAATTTGTGACAAGCAAAATAAATTGTTTAACGACATTTTGTTACAAGAGGATATGCTTGGGTCTAGTCCAGTTACTATGGAAGTGACAGATTCGACCACCTCCCCTTTTTCCGATCGACTAATCATCATGTTATTTCATTCACTAAATCAAATGGACATCACTCTCCTCGGACACTCATTATCCCTATCCATGAGGGCCGACCTTACTGCACATTTCAGTAAACTCATACTCGAGGTATTAAAATACGGTCAGGAAGGGTTTAAAATCATCGTCAGCAAAGGATGGATGGAGCAACCCCCTCATGCTACAGATAGAAAACAATTAATTGATAAGAATAGCTAG